From the Candidatus Amarolinea dominans genome, one window contains:
- a CDS encoding polysaccharide deacetylase family protein has protein sequence MSSNLLPRVAPLLLLVGGLMITLGACAPIAPPTATWTPTPTPSSTPTLTPSLTPTLTPSVAPTLTPSLTPTPSATRTPTPTFTPTSTVTPGPTPDAQVRSANVPILMYHYVSAPPPEADIYRRDLSVTPDQLAGQIEAMAAAGFVSVRLSDLISYLATGRPLLPPKSVVLTFDDGYQDNFDNAFPLLKQAGFTATFFVITDFVDAGRPGYMTWDELRELHDAGMDIGSHSRDHPDLAGRAADFLVWQVLGSREMIESRLGFTPRAFCYPSGRYDPLAVQVVQSANFWGAVTTRQGATHDSEHLFELTRVRIRGGHTVADVMRLLTTDW, from the coding sequence TTGAGTTCTAACTTACTGCCCCGTGTCGCGCCGCTGCTTCTCCTGGTCGGCGGGCTGATGATTACCCTGGGCGCCTGCGCTCCCATCGCCCCCCCCACAGCCACGTGGACGCCAACACCCACGCCATCGTCCACACCGACGCTGACCCCAAGCCTCACACCGACGCTAACCCCAAGCGTCGCGCCGACGCTGACCCCAAGCCTCACGCCGACGCCTTCTGCCACCAGGACACCGACGCCCACGTTCACGCCAACGTCCACGGTCACCCCCGGCCCGACCCCGGATGCCCAGGTGCGCAGTGCGAACGTGCCCATACTGATGTACCACTACGTCTCCGCGCCGCCGCCCGAGGCCGATATCTACCGCCGCGATCTGTCAGTCACACCGGATCAACTGGCCGGGCAGATCGAGGCCATGGCCGCGGCCGGCTTCGTCAGCGTGCGCCTGAGCGATCTCATCAGCTACCTGGCGACCGGCCGGCCCCTCCTGCCCCCCAAAAGCGTGGTGCTGACCTTCGACGACGGCTACCAGGACAACTTCGACAACGCCTTCCCGTTACTCAAGCAGGCCGGGTTCACAGCCACCTTCTTCGTCATCACCGATTTCGTAGATGCCGGCCGCCCTGGCTATATGACCTGGGATGAGCTGCGTGAGTTGCACGACGCCGGCATGGACATTGGCTCCCACTCACGCGATCATCCTGATCTGGCCGGTCGCGCAGCCGATTTCCTGGTCTGGCAAGTGCTCGGCTCACGCGAGATGATCGAAAGCCGCCTGGGCTTCACCCCGCGCGCCTTCTGCTACCCCAGCGGCCGCTACGACCCCCTGGCCGTCCAGGTGGTGCAGTCGGCCAATTTCTGGGGAGCTGTCACCACCCGCCAGGGCGCCACCCATGACAGCGAACACCTCTTCGAGCTGACGCGCGTGCGCATCCGCGGCGGCCATACCGTGGCCGATGTCATGCGCCTGCTGACCACGGATTGGTAA
- a CDS encoding methyltransferase domain-containing protein, with product MDNSNLVLAEDKHWWFASRTRAILGLLDRFLPADPQRLVLDVGCGAGNMAHHLAHYGRVIGIDPNPKPLRVAQARGLDVREGSADALPFADAAFGLVALLDTVEHVPNETGVFAECYRVLRPGGHLLITVPALMALWSQNDVLNAHQRRYTAPELASKLQQQDFQVLHKSYNNFFIFPLAASLILLRRGRAEPKLASPHFDDEAYQVEMEAASPLVNTVLTGVGKVEAALVRRLALPIGTSIICLARKPLR from the coding sequence ATGGACAATAGTAACCTCGTGCTCGCAGAAGACAAACATTGGTGGTTCGCCAGTCGCACGCGGGCCATCTTGGGCCTGCTGGACCGCTTCCTGCCGGCCGACCCCCAACGCCTGGTGCTTGACGTGGGCTGTGGCGCGGGCAACATGGCGCATCACCTCGCTCATTATGGTCGCGTCATCGGCATTGACCCCAATCCCAAACCGCTGCGCGTGGCGCAGGCGCGTGGGTTGGACGTGCGCGAGGGCAGCGCCGACGCCCTGCCCTTTGCCGACGCCGCCTTTGGCCTGGTGGCGCTGCTCGACACCGTGGAGCATGTGCCCAACGAGACCGGCGTCTTTGCCGAATGTTACCGGGTCCTGCGTCCTGGCGGGCACCTGTTGATTACCGTTCCCGCGCTGATGGCGCTGTGGAGCCAGAACGACGTTCTCAACGCCCATCAACGGCGCTACACCGCGCCCGAGCTGGCCTCCAAGCTGCAACAGCAGGACTTCCAGGTGCTGCACAAGAGCTACAACAACTTCTTCATCTTTCCGCTGGCGGCCAGCTTGATTCTGCTGCGTCGCGGCCGGGCCGAGCCTAAACTGGCGTCGCCCCATTTCGATGACGAAGCCTACCAGGTTGAAATGGAAGCGGCGTCGCCCCTGGTCAACACCGTGCTGACGGGCGTGGGCAAAGTCGAAGCGGCCCTGGTTCGGCGCCTGGCGCTGCCCATCGGCACATCCATCATCTGCCTGGCGCGCAAGCCTCTACGATAG
- a CDS encoding glycosyltransferase family 9 protein → MNDALNWPAPAQAALAARHQAESTAGRQRSARQTLRLLLLRSLAPVSRWTTPAPPTAPPQRVLLIRPDHLGDLLFTTPALQRLRQVWPNAHITALVGPWGQPILADHPALDEILTLPFPGFTRQPATSPWAPYRLLAAEADRLRAGHFDLALILRFDHWWGAWLAQRAHIPRRFGFAVPECAPFLTTAVPYVPRRHEVEQNLALVAAASGQPEITPGPLHFSVPPAAAAWAAAWLAGRSLADRPLVALLPGAGAAVKLWRAESWAALAAALQARGLTPLLAGGAGEVALAQAINPGLPEPLPSAVGETSLAQLAALLQRSALVIGLDSGPMHLAAALGVPTIHLYGPVSAASFGPWGDPARHRVITSAWACIPCNRLDFTDADLPLHPCVRAITVEQVLAALPAAVS, encoded by the coding sequence GTGAACGATGCCCTGAATTGGCCGGCGCCGGCACAGGCTGCCCTGGCCGCACGCCATCAGGCAGAAAGCACCGCCGGCCGGCAGCGCAGCGCCCGTCAAACCCTGCGCCTGCTGCTCCTGCGCAGCCTGGCGCCCGTCAGCCGTTGGACCACACCCGCCCCGCCGACCGCGCCGCCGCAGCGTGTGCTGCTCATCCGGCCCGATCATCTGGGCGATCTGCTCTTCACCACGCCGGCCCTGCAGCGCCTGCGCCAGGTCTGGCCCAACGCGCACATCACCGCGCTGGTTGGCCCCTGGGGTCAGCCCATTCTGGCCGACCACCCGGCGCTGGACGAGATCCTGACCCTCCCTTTTCCCGGTTTCACGCGCCAGCCCGCCACCAGTCCCTGGGCGCCGTACCGGCTCCTTGCCGCGGAGGCTGACCGCCTGCGCGCCGGCCATTTCGACCTGGCGCTCATTCTGCGCTTCGACCATTGGTGGGGCGCCTGGCTGGCCCAACGTGCCCACATCCCCCGCCGCTTCGGCTTTGCCGTCCCCGAATGTGCCCCCTTCCTCACCACCGCCGTTCCCTACGTCCCGCGGCGCCACGAGGTCGAACAAAACCTGGCGCTGGTTGCCGCGGCCAGCGGCCAGCCGGAGATCACACCAGGGCCGCTGCACTTCAGCGTGCCGCCGGCCGCCGCGGCCTGGGCCGCTGCCTGGCTGGCTGGCCGCAGCCTGGCTGACCGGCCGCTCGTCGCACTGCTGCCGGGCGCGGGCGCGGCCGTCAAACTCTGGCGCGCCGAGTCCTGGGCCGCGCTGGCCGCCGCCCTGCAGGCACGAGGGCTGACCCCGCTCCTGGCCGGCGGCGCCGGCGAGGTCGCCCTGGCGCAGGCCATCAACCCCGGCCTGCCAGAACCTCTGCCTTCCGCGGTCGGTGAAACCAGCCTGGCGCAGTTAGCCGCCCTCCTGCAGCGCAGCGCCCTGGTCATCGGCCTGGACAGCGGCCCCATGCACCTGGCCGCGGCGCTGGGCGTTCCCACCATCCACCTCTACGGCCCGGTGAGCGCGGCCAGCTTTGGCCCCTGGGGCGATCCGGCGCGTCATCGGGTCATCACCTCCGCCTGGGCCTGCATCCCCTGCAATCGGCTCGACTTCACGGACGCCGACCTGCCCCTGCATCCCTGCGTGCGCGCCATCACCGTCGAGCAAGTGCTGGCCGCCCTGCCCGCCGCAGTGTCCTGA
- a CDS encoding glycosyltransferase, translating to MARLLILTPQLPFPPHQGTTIRNFNLIARLAPRHDIDLLSLMQPTDLAPAQTPLPALCRQVIALPAPPPRAAWRRLLTTISTPLPDMALRLAGVRAFQDTLLNLVQTTPYAVLQVEGIEMAPYVTWLQRQPAWASARQAGHLRLVFDDHNAETILQQRTALADLRHPARWAGAAYSLVQWRKLAAYEAALCRLADRVVAVSPADADALRRLWPDIAVTVVPNGVDLQTFAPDCCAPAPEMTAPALVFSGKMDYRPNVDAVLWFADEILPRVRAHEPAAHFWIVGQQPHPRLARLADRPDITLTGRVPDVRPFLVGATVCVLPFRMGSGTRLKVLEALALGRAVVSTTLGAEGFGLRDGHELRLADSAAAFAQVVVALLADAAQRARLGAQAHAFATANYGWERIVPRLEAVYAP from the coding sequence GTGGCCCGCCTGCTCATTCTCACACCGCAACTGCCCTTTCCTCCGCACCAGGGCACCACCATCCGCAATTTCAACCTGATTGCCCGCCTGGCCCCGCGTCATGACATTGACCTGCTCAGCCTGATGCAGCCGACCGACCTGGCGCCGGCCCAAACGCCGCTGCCCGCGCTGTGCCGCCAGGTGATTGCCTTGCCGGCGCCGCCGCCCCGCGCGGCCTGGCGTCGTCTCCTCACCACCATCAGCACACCGCTGCCCGACATGGCGCTGCGCCTGGCCGGTGTGCGCGCCTTCCAGGACACCCTGCTCAACCTGGTGCAAACGACACCCTACGCCGTGCTGCAGGTCGAAGGCATCGAAATGGCGCCCTACGTCACCTGGCTGCAACGGCAACCCGCGTGGGCAAGCGCGCGCCAGGCCGGTCATCTACGCCTGGTCTTCGACGATCACAACGCCGAGACCATCCTGCAGCAGCGCACCGCCCTGGCCGATCTGCGCCACCCCGCGCGTTGGGCCGGCGCGGCCTACTCCCTGGTGCAATGGCGCAAACTGGCCGCGTACGAAGCCGCCCTCTGCCGCCTGGCCGACCGCGTCGTCGCCGTCTCGCCAGCCGATGCCGACGCCTTGCGCCGCCTGTGGCCCGACATCGCCGTCACCGTCGTGCCCAACGGCGTGGATCTGCAAACCTTTGCGCCCGACTGCTGCGCTCCCGCGCCGGAAATGACCGCGCCGGCCCTGGTCTTCAGCGGCAAGATGGACTACCGCCCCAATGTGGACGCCGTGCTCTGGTTTGCCGACGAAATTCTGCCACGCGTACGCGCCCATGAACCCGCCGCACACTTCTGGATCGTCGGCCAGCAGCCACATCCCCGTCTGGCCCGACTGGCCGACCGCCCCGACATCACCCTCACCGGCCGCGTGCCCGACGTGCGCCCCTTCCTGGTCGGCGCGACCGTGTGCGTGCTGCCTTTCCGCATGGGCAGCGGCACGCGCCTCAAAGTCCTGGAAGCGCTGGCCCTGGGCCGGGCCGTCGTCTCCACCACCCTGGGCGCCGAAGGCTTCGGCCTGCGTGACGGCCACGAGCTGCGCCTGGCCGACAGCGCCGCAGCGTTCGCCCAGGTCGTGGTCGCCCTGCTGGCCGACGCGGCGCAGCGCGCGCGCCTGGGCGCGCAGGCGCACGCCTTCGCCACGGCCAACTACGGCTGGGAACGCATCGTCCCCCGACTCGAAGCGGTCTACGCGCCGTGA
- a CDS encoding glycosyltransferase family 4 protein has protein sequence MRIGIDARIAYYTRAGIGQYTWRLIQALAALDRADEFHIFRHRKDRTQFTRQGNFQHHAVWTPSHNRFEIYLLGLELIWSGLELDILHSTDFIPPQWQPRGCKSVITIHDLAFMHYPHFLTKASARYYGQIEDAVKRADHIIAVSNSTRRDIVNLLGVEEQKITVIYEAPNPIYRPMDRAHALAQVQARYPVPDDFILFVSTIEPRKNVQGLLKAFRRLLDDYKLDVTLVLAGARGWLSQEAYDLVHELKLDKRCLFLGAVDDEDLVFLFNAARCLAYPSFYEGFGLPPLEAMTCGTPTVVANVSSLPEVVGDAALLVAPNDTEELTVALWRLLTDDQLWLELQQKGFKRAERFSWARAARETRAVYQCVSAAVPVSLPSPRTEP, from the coding sequence ATGCGTATCGGAATTGATGCACGCATCGCCTACTACACCCGTGCCGGCATCGGCCAGTACACCTGGCGCTTGATCCAGGCCCTGGCTGCGCTTGACCGTGCCGATGAATTCCACATCTTCAGACACCGTAAAGACCGGACCCAGTTCACGCGCCAGGGCAATTTTCAACACCACGCGGTCTGGACGCCCAGCCACAACCGGTTCGAGATCTACCTGCTGGGCCTGGAGTTGATCTGGTCAGGCCTGGAACTCGATATTCTGCACAGTACCGACTTCATCCCGCCCCAATGGCAACCGCGCGGCTGCAAATCGGTCATCACCATTCACGACCTGGCTTTCATGCACTATCCGCACTTCCTGACCAAAGCCAGCGCCCGCTACTACGGTCAGATCGAAGACGCGGTCAAGCGCGCCGATCACATCATCGCTGTCTCCAACAGCACCCGTCGCGACATCGTCAACCTGCTCGGCGTGGAAGAGCAGAAAATCACCGTCATCTACGAGGCGCCCAATCCCATCTACCGCCCCATGGATCGCGCCCACGCCCTGGCGCAGGTGCAAGCTCGCTACCCCGTGCCCGACGATTTCATCCTGTTCGTCAGCACCATCGAACCACGCAAGAACGTGCAAGGGCTGCTCAAAGCCTTCCGCCGCCTGCTCGACGACTACAAACTCGATGTCACCCTCGTCCTGGCCGGCGCCAGGGGCTGGCTTTCGCAGGAGGCCTACGACCTGGTGCATGAGTTGAAGCTCGACAAGCGCTGCCTCTTCCTCGGCGCGGTGGATGATGAAGACCTGGTTTTCCTCTTCAACGCCGCGCGCTGCCTGGCCTATCCATCCTTCTACGAAGGCTTTGGCTTACCGCCGCTGGAAGCCATGACCTGCGGCACCCCCACCGTCGTCGCCAATGTCTCCAGCCTGCCGGAAGTGGTCGGCGATGCCGCTCTGTTGGTGGCCCCCAACGACACCGAGGAACTGACTGTCGCGCTCTGGCGGCTGCTCACCGACGACCAACTCTGGTTGGAATTACAGCAGAAGGGGTTCAAACGCGCCGAGCGCTTCTCCTGGGCGCGCGCAGCACGTGAAACCCGCGCCGTCTACCAGTGCGTCAGTGCAGCAGTCCCGGTGTCTCTGCCATCCCCACGCACGGAGCCTTGA
- the selB gene encoding selenocysteine-specific translation elongation factor, with product MRVIGTAGHVDHGKSTLVMALTGMDPDRLQEEKAREMTIDLGFAWMTLPAVNGQTERVGVVDVPGHIDFIKNMLAGVGGIDAALLVVAADEGVMPQTREHVAILDLLQIPTSVVALTKIDMVDDPDWIELVQEEIKDLLAPTCLAGAPMAPVSARKRLGLEALLQTLARQLAQAPARPDRGRPRLAVDRSFSIAGFGTVVTGTLLDGVLHVGDEVEILPAGLKSRVRGLQTHKEKVESARPGSRVAVNLIGVRPDEVPRGQVICVPGSLSNSILLDVSVRLLPTVAPLKHNQLVDVFSGAAEVPAYVRLLDCEILEPGRQGWVQLRLERPLALARGDHFIIRQPSPSHTLGGGLVVDARPARRWRRFRPETINRLETLSHGTPAEIWLQALSKEEPAPVRSVHGRSGLADHLAQAALLEARAAGDVIVLGGAAEPGSETLVISRSGWGQVSGRLSAILDETHRAFPLRGGMPKGELKSRLDQGRSAPLAPRAFNDLLSYAEGTGLLHVSEAAVRRAGHAVTFDASQQALVKRQLAAFRQQPYTPPGLAEVRAALGDELLAALLEQGQLVKLNEDVAFNAATYQELLAAVKEIIQQEGSVTVAQVRDRFNTSRKYALALLEYLDSIRVTRRVGDARVLR from the coding sequence ATGCGAGTCATTGGAACGGCCGGCCATGTGGATCATGGTAAATCTACCCTGGTGATGGCCCTGACCGGGATGGATCCAGACCGGCTGCAAGAAGAAAAAGCGCGTGAGATGACGATTGACCTGGGCTTCGCCTGGATGACGCTGCCCGCGGTCAACGGACAGACCGAGCGCGTGGGCGTGGTGGATGTGCCGGGCCACATTGACTTCATCAAGAACATGCTGGCCGGCGTGGGCGGCATCGATGCGGCGCTGCTGGTCGTGGCGGCCGATGAAGGGGTCATGCCGCAGACGCGTGAGCATGTCGCCATCCTCGACCTGTTGCAGATTCCCACCAGCGTGGTCGCCCTGACCAAAATTGACATGGTTGACGATCCGGACTGGATCGAGCTGGTGCAGGAAGAGATTAAGGATTTGCTGGCCCCCACCTGCCTGGCCGGCGCGCCGATGGCGCCGGTGTCCGCGCGCAAGCGGCTGGGCCTGGAAGCCCTGCTGCAGACCCTGGCCCGCCAGTTGGCACAGGCGCCGGCGCGGCCGGACCGTGGACGGCCGCGCCTGGCCGTGGATCGTTCGTTTAGCATCGCCGGCTTCGGCACCGTGGTCACCGGCACCTTGCTCGATGGCGTGCTGCATGTCGGCGATGAGGTTGAGATTTTGCCGGCCGGCCTGAAGAGTCGCGTGCGCGGGTTGCAGACCCACAAGGAAAAAGTGGAGTCCGCGCGGCCGGGCAGCCGCGTGGCGGTCAACCTGATTGGCGTGCGACCCGATGAAGTGCCGCGCGGCCAGGTGATTTGCGTGCCGGGCAGTCTGAGCAACAGCATCCTGCTCGATGTGAGCGTGCGGCTGTTGCCCACGGTGGCGCCTCTCAAACACAATCAGTTGGTAGATGTCTTCAGCGGCGCGGCCGAGGTGCCGGCCTATGTGCGCCTGCTGGACTGTGAGATTTTGGAGCCAGGACGCCAGGGCTGGGTGCAACTTCGCCTGGAACGACCGCTGGCCCTGGCGCGGGGCGATCATTTCATCATCCGCCAGCCTTCGCCCAGCCACACCCTGGGCGGCGGGCTTGTGGTGGATGCACGTCCGGCGCGGCGCTGGCGGCGCTTCCGGCCTGAGACGATCAACCGCCTGGAAACCCTGTCGCACGGCACGCCGGCCGAAATCTGGCTGCAGGCGCTGAGCAAGGAGGAACCGGCGCCGGTGCGCAGTGTGCATGGCCGCAGCGGCCTGGCTGACCACCTGGCGCAGGCGGCCCTGCTGGAGGCCCGCGCGGCCGGCGATGTGATCGTGCTGGGCGGCGCCGCAGAGCCGGGGTCGGAGACGCTGGTCATCTCACGCAGCGGATGGGGTCAGGTCAGCGGCCGGCTGAGCGCCATCCTGGACGAGACCCATCGCGCCTTTCCCTTGCGTGGCGGGATGCCCAAAGGGGAATTGAAATCACGGCTGGACCAGGGACGCTCCGCGCCATTGGCGCCGCGGGCTTTCAACGACCTGCTGAGCTACGCCGAAGGCACGGGGCTGCTGCACGTCAGCGAGGCGGCTGTGCGGCGGGCCGGCCACGCGGTGACCTTCGACGCCAGCCAGCAGGCGCTGGTCAAGCGCCAACTGGCCGCGTTTCGGCAGCAGCCGTACACGCCGCCCGGCCTGGCCGAGGTGCGCGCGGCGCTGGGCGATGAGCTGCTGGCCGCGCTGTTGGAGCAGGGGCAGTTGGTCAAACTCAACGAGGATGTGGCCTTCAACGCGGCGACGTATCAAGAACTGCTGGCCGCGGTCAAAGAGATCATCCAGCAGGAGGGCAGCGTCACCGTCGCGCAGGTGCGCGACCGCTTCAACACCAGCCGCAAATACGCACTGGCGCTGCTCGAATACCTGGACAGCATCCGCGTCACCCGTCGCGTCGGCGACGCGCGCGTACTTCGCTAA
- a CDS encoding LysE family transporter, with protein MDWRAFGEGVIAGYGIAIPVGAIAILIVDTALRGGFIAGFMAGAGAASADLLYAALAAVAGQTLALALAPFAVTLRLLSALVLLALGGWGLWRLHRRTAGAAPDPVVAASAWRTYTQFLGLTLLNPLTVAYFGSLILGNGAGHLATTAGRVVFVLGAAVASLSWQSLLALIGAAAHRRLSPRFQLLTSLLGNLIVLLLGLRIAWQVLAA; from the coding sequence ATGGACTGGCGAGCGTTTGGAGAAGGCGTGATTGCCGGCTATGGTATTGCCATACCGGTGGGCGCGATTGCCATTCTGATTGTGGATACGGCCCTGCGCGGCGGCTTTATCGCTGGTTTCATGGCCGGCGCCGGCGCGGCCTCGGCCGATCTGCTCTACGCCGCGCTGGCCGCAGTGGCCGGACAGACTCTGGCCCTGGCGCTGGCGCCGTTTGCCGTGACGCTGCGTCTGCTCAGCGCGCTGGTGCTGCTTGCCCTGGGCGGCTGGGGCTTGTGGCGCTTGCATCGCCGCACGGCCGGCGCCGCGCCAGACCCGGTCGTGGCCGCCAGCGCCTGGCGCACCTACACGCAGTTCCTGGGCCTGACCCTCCTCAACCCGCTGACCGTCGCCTACTTCGGCTCGCTGATCCTGGGCAACGGCGCCGGTCACCTGGCAACGACCGCGGGCCGCGTCGTGTTCGTCCTGGGCGCGGCCGTGGCCTCCCTCTCGTGGCAGTCGCTCCTCGCCTTGATCGGCGCGGCGGCCCATCGCCGTCTCTCGCCCCGCTTTCAGCTCCTCACCAGCCTGCTCGGCAACCTGATCGTCCTGCTGCTCGGCCTGCGCATCGCCTGGCAGGTGCTGGCCGCGTAG
- a CDS encoding ATP-binding protein — translation MTTNPYLNRKMITNPAEFFGRERELRKILARIGNQRPQSVAVVGERRIGKSSLLYQAYHPANRQASIPDAASLVCVFMDLSERKDYQAAQIFQALFAELSRALGETITSDAGSGYDTFKAAVQRIEASGRRLVIFFDEFEAIASNPNIPAANVTEFLAFLRGIANSHAVAYVTSSQIDLQELGHSGEIKESPFFNIFTRVSLGPFSREEALALIAQPSAAAGRPLAPYADTLLQWAGTHPFFLQTACAVLFEWHNGQGVSHQDMTRAAIEFADETEDHFQYIWQHLKAEERSVLRSLATGVPVPDTQHYLLRQLERRGYIVSWAGLPRIFSSIFAGLIPQWPS, via the coding sequence ATGACGACGAACCCATACCTCAACCGCAAGATGATCACGAACCCGGCCGAGTTCTTTGGCCGGGAGCGCGAGCTGCGCAAGATTCTCGCGCGCATCGGCAATCAGCGGCCGCAGTCGGTGGCGGTGGTGGGCGAACGGCGCATCGGCAAATCGTCGCTGCTCTACCAGGCCTATCACCCCGCCAACCGGCAGGCATCTATTCCCGATGCAGCCAGCCTGGTGTGCGTCTTCATGGATCTGTCAGAGCGCAAGGACTATCAGGCCGCGCAGATTTTCCAGGCGCTCTTTGCCGAACTGAGCCGCGCCCTGGGCGAAACGATCACCTCCGACGCGGGCAGCGGCTATGACACCTTCAAGGCGGCCGTACAGCGCATCGAAGCCTCGGGCCGGCGTCTGGTGATCTTCTTCGACGAGTTCGAGGCCATTGCCAGCAACCCGAACATTCCCGCGGCCAATGTGACCGAGTTCCTGGCCTTTCTACGCGGTATTGCCAACAGCCATGCTGTGGCTTACGTCACCTCATCGCAAATTGATCTGCAGGAGTTGGGGCACAGCGGGGAGATCAAAGAATCGCCCTTCTTCAACATCTTTACGCGGGTTTCGCTCGGCCCCTTCAGTCGTGAAGAAGCGCTGGCGCTGATCGCACAGCCCTCGGCCGCGGCCGGCCGACCGCTGGCGCCCTACGCCGACACACTGCTGCAGTGGGCCGGAACGCATCCCTTCTTCTTGCAGACTGCCTGTGCCGTGTTGTTCGAGTGGCACAACGGCCAGGGCGTCAGCCATCAAGACATGACGCGGGCTGCCATCGAATTTGCGGACGAAACTGAGGATCATTTCCAGTACATCTGGCAGCATCTGAAAGCTGAAGAGCGCAGTGTCCTGCGCAGCCTGGCGACCGGCGTCCCCGTGCCGGACACGCAGCACTATCTCCTGCGCCAACTCGAACGCCGCGGTTACATCGTGTCGTGGGCCGGTCTGCCCAGGATCTTCTCTTCTATTTTCGCGGGCCTCATTCCGCAATGGCCGTCGTAA